In the Endozoicomonas sp. SCSIO W0465 genome, GAAAATGCATCTACGCTGGCAAAGAAGAGCGGCATCAGCATTATAAAAAACTGCTGCAGTTGACCCGAAAATCCCGGAAGGTACTTATCGAAGCTACTGTCACGCTAGCAAACGCCCGTCAGCAGGGGCAGTGTCTCCTGGCTGATGATGCCGACAAGTGGCAGGCCGATGTGGATCACCTGTTACCCCTGGTGGATGCAATAGTCTCCCAGACAGAGCGCAGGGTCTTTAAGGGTGAAAAGGTGCCAGCCCAGGAAAAAGTGGTTAGCCTGTATGAACCCCATACGGATATCATCGTAAAAGACAGGCGGCAAGTACAGTATGGCCATAAACTGAACCTGGTTCAGGGAAAAAGTCGATTGATCCTGGACCTGGTTATTGAGGAAGGTAACCCAGCGGATTCGGACCAATTCATTCCGATGATGGAAAGACAAAAAGAAATTTATGGTCGTGTACCTCGCCAGACAAGCGGTGACGGCGGATACGCGTGTCGCGCTAATTTGGAAAAAGCCAAGGCCATGGGAATCAGCGATGTAGCTTTTAATAAGAAGCGCGGACTTGAAGTCGAAGAGATGACTAAAAGTCAGTATGTGTATAAAACGCTCTTTCGCTTCCGGGCAGGTATTGAAGCGGGAATTTCGTGGCTAAAGAGATGTTTTGGGCTATCACGTTGCCACTGCAAGGGTTCTGAGCGTTTTGATTCTCATTGCTGGTTATCGGTGGTCTGTTACAACCTGGTGATTCTGGCCAGACACCCGGCACCATCCTGATAGCCACCTCCACGCTACATGAAAGTACCTTTCCAGCATGGTGGGAGGATGTTTTCTGCCTGCTTTTCGCGTTTTTCTCCAATATCCGTCCCAGATTAGAGAAAAAAAGGGAAGAGTTTTTGCGGCTCTCTGGAATTTCAGGAAATATCAAAACGCACGTACAATCTAATTATGATTGCCTGATGCGTTTTTGGACGAGAACTAATTAACACCAAACAACTCATCAGCCGCCTCTGGGACAGGGCCATGGCATTCGCCGACCCAAGAAATACACCAGGAGAGGAATGTACCTTTGAGCCATACAGCTTTTTCACATCAGAAAGATGCCGAGTAAACATCTGTTCATTTAGGACCTTATAAGGCTTATCTTTATAGAAGGCGCAGAACGTACACTGCCTGTTGGGACAACCTATTGCCGGCATAATAACAATATCACCATAACGATCTGGCGGGAGAATGGTGACTTCTTCGGGATAGACTCCACGATAGAGGTCAGCAATGCTTTTATAATCGTTATCTTAAGGTAGACATTAAGCTCCACCCACTGCACAGAAGCCTAATCTTGTACGCCCTGAACAACCATCCCGTGCAGGGTGTTCTCGTTTCGCATTATTTCCCCAGAAGTCCAGTAGCTTTTTAATGCATGAGACCAATGACTTTCCTGCATTTATCAACGATGAAATCACATTACCAAACAGGTGAGTCCCACTTTTCATCACCTTGTGCGTCGAGATTTCCTCAATGCTCCCACTTTCACAGAGGTTCGCCTGTGCAGCATGGGCAAGGTACCTTTTCAACGTCACAACCACAAAGGACATCAGAATCAGGCTAAACACCAGTGTCGCTGATTTGGTGTTAAAACGATGCCACCCTGAATAGGATTTGATCTCTTTGAAAATCAGCTCTATCTGCCACCGTAGACGATAGGCCTGGAGCACATCACTCAAGGTGAACTCCACCCGGTTCAGGTTGGTCACAACGAAAACCCACTTCTGTTTTTTGTCATTCCAGCGGACAACCAAGCGGAATGGCCAGGCTTTGAATCCCGGCCATTCTACATCCAGGTCGAGGCACTGGTCTTTGGGGAAGCCAGACAGTACATCCTTCAGTTTTTGTCCTTTGTAGCGATTGGGATTCTTGCCATCCTCCCGTACCGCGCTGAGTATCGTCGGGTTGATACTCTGAGGTGCCTTGCAGATAAAAGAACCCTCCCTGTCATCAATAGCGGCAAAGAGTTCCAGCTCAAAATAACCGGCATCCATTAGCATCAGGATATAGGCCATGGATGTTGGCAGTGGTGGCAGACAGTCTCTTTCTGAACGGGTATCTTCAGTCAGCTGCACCCGCACCAGGTTGTTGGTGAGAAGATCCATTGTCGTATGAAGCTCGACGGCAGCAGGACTGACCGTTGAGAACCTGCCGGGAAATGCTTCTTTCAGGGCATCATAGACAGCTTGTGACGAACCGTCCTGAATCAGAATGTGCTCAAACTCTGAAAATGGACTGTCTTCATCAAACGCCATGACTTTGCGGGAAAATATTTCCAGACACTGCACCCATAGCCACAGGATAAGAGTAGGCAGCGCGTCCTTTTTAGCTTGATTTGCCCAAGAACGATAAGAGACATTCAGCCCCGTCAACTCGTTAAATTTACGGTGTAGATCCGCCTGGGTATCGCAGTTTCCATCACCAGCGAGGGCATCGATCAGTGAGAGGATAAAATCCAAAGGACGGATATCTCGCTGTCGTATAGTAAAACCAAGCTGTTCCGCCATACGTAACTGTTCAGCACCCCCACATAAATCTGGAATTTTCTGATTTTTATACCATCCTCTTAAGCACCATTTTTCCACAATATTCGCCAGCATGATTCCAGAACTACCCGCAACTATGTCGGCTGAGATTCTCTTGAAAGAGAATGCAGAGCTGCGGATGAGAGTTGCCTGTCTGGAAGAGCGATGTCGAGAATTGGAAGAAAAGGTTGGCAAGAACAGTCAAAACAGCAGCAAGCCGCCATCGTCTGATGGTTATCAAAAACCTTGTAAAAACAGTAATTCTCCAGATCATTCTGACGACCTTTCCGCAGATAAAGGTACCGATCCATCGGATGAAAAACCCAATCCTAAAAGTCTGAGACAGTCTTCTGGTAATAAAGCCGGTGGAAAGAAAGGGCATCAGGGCACTTGTCTTAAACAGGTCGATATCCCTGACTATATTGAGTACCTTCCGGTTAAAGAATGCAATAAATGTCAGGCGTCTCTTCTTGATAGTGAGCCGGTCAAATATATTGAACGACAGGTGTTTGAACCAGGGAGACCGGGTGAATTTGAAGTAACGGCCCATAGAGCTGAAGTAAAAATCTGCACTTGTGGTTGTCGGAATCAGGCTGAATTCCCGGAAGGTGTTACCGCTGCCGCACAATATGGCTCAGCCACACAGGCTATGGCCGTCTATCTTAACCAATACCATTTCCTGCCTTTTAAGCGCGTGTCAGAGTATTTTAATACTCTCTATAAAATGAGTGTAAGTGCAGGCACTGTCGCCAATTTTGTGGCCAGAACCTATGAAAATCTGGCTTCTACTGAAGAGGTTATTCGTGACGCCTTGCGGGAATCGTCTGTTGCCGGAGCCGATGAAACGGGTATGCGGGCCGAGGGCTCTTTGCACTGGCTACACGTTATGCGGGATGAACAATGGACGCTCTACTACTTGTCTGAAAAGCGAGGTCGTGAGGCCATGGACACGATGGGCATACTGCTAACATTTGCAGGCGTTCTGGTTCATGATCATTGGAAATCCTATTTTGCATATGCGGCAACTCACGTACTTTGCAATGCCCATCACCTGAGGGAGCTTTTGGGTGTTGTTGATAGGGACAGCAATCAACTGGCGTTGCGATTGATGAAGCTACTGAGGCTTTCCTGGCATTACTGCAAGGGCTTTAAGACCATAGGTATGCTACAGATGCCAAGTGTTGTCTGTGAACGAATCGAGAAGATTTATGACCGGTTGCTTCAGCGGGCTCTAATGAAAGAAGTCGTCTATATGGAGAAGCAACGAGAGGAGCTTAAGCGCAAGAAAGTCAAGAATACTAAAGCTTACAATCTCTTCAAACGACTCACTGAGTTCAAGGCTGAGACACTGCGCTTCATGTCAGATTTTACCATTCCCTTCGATAACAATGGCAGTGAGCGGGATGTTCGAATGGCCAAGTTAAAGCAGAAAATCTCAGGCTGCTTCAGGAGTGCAGACGGTGGTTCTATGTTTGCACGGATTCGCAGCTATTTGTCGTCTGCCAGAAAACAGGGAATGGACATATATCAATCACTTCATAGAGCTGTTCGGAATTACTGTAATATGCCTTTGCTCAGTGCTGAATAGTTACCGCCATACTTAGGAGTTCTGACCGGTCGAAACAGGTCAACAGTTTTTTTCAACTAATCTACTATTTGCAGTACTCATCTTGTTCAGCCATTGATAATGGTTTCGAAGCTTTATTGTGGCTGTTCAAGGTGGGTTCTGCCGCCGGAAACGAACCTTTTTTGAGCTTAATGTCTACCCTAAGTAATCGTTATTGGTTAACTGCTGGCTGGCCCTGATGACTTTATCTCCAGCATCAATATCTCTGATCCACCCCTGATACTCCTCAAGCACTTTTTCCATCTCATTATCAGGCAGTAGCTTTGCCTCTGCGCCCAACACTATTGAGCCATCCATACAACGGCGATAGAACGATGCTCCATCCCTGAACGTGCACCAATATCCTTCGCTGTCGATGCGTGCCGAGCGAAAGCTATTACTGTCTTCTATTTTACAGCCATCCTTCAAATGACGAATGTCAATACCCATACAACATACTGGACCTGATTTCTGTGATCGTAAAATTGCTCACCCTCTTTACACCCAAAGAGATTGATAAGAAAGCCATAATAACAAAGGACAAGCAAATACCCGTTGAGCTTTCACCCTTCGATTTTTACATCGCCCCCTGTGTCAGCATAGTTGTCGCCTCTCCTGAAATTAGAAATCTCAACAGGGGGCGGTCTATGAGTAATCAATGGCCCGCTATTCAGAAGAGTTCAAAGAGTCCATCATTCAGAAGATGATGCCACCCAATAATGTGCCAGTTTCGCAGTTGGTACGTGAGACTGGTATCTCTGATGTGACCCTGTACACTTGGCGAAAGAAAGCAGTATCTAAAGGAGTGCCTGTGCCGGGCGACGGAAAGAATCCAGATCAATGGACAACTGAAAACAAGTTAGCCGTAATCATTGAAACGGCTGCGTTAAATGAAGCAGAAATGGCTGAATACTGTCGTAAAAAAGGTCTGTTTGCTGAACAAATTCAGCAGTGGAAGGCTGCCTTTATTAACAGTGTTTCTGTCCAGCCTGAAAGTCAGTCAAAACAGCGTAAGGCGCTGTCTGACGAACACAAAAAAGATAAGAAAACCATCAAAAAGCTTGAGCGTGAACTCAATCGCAAGGACAAGGCGTTAGCAGAAACTGCTGCCTTGCTGGTACTCACAAAAAAGGCCCAAGAGATCTGGGGGGCGCCAGAGGACGATTAGTCTCTCTCCCGGATCGACAAAATGCTGTTAGCCTGATTAAACAGGCAGTTAAAGATGGGGCTCGTCAGTCAAAAGCCTGCAAAGCCCTTGGTCTTACAGAAAGAACTGTACAACGCTGGATGCAGGGTGATGACGTGCGCGCAGATAATCGCAAAAATGCTGACAGGCCAGAACCGGTTAACAAGTTTTCTGAAGCTGAGCGACAGGCGATTGTTGACGTCTGTAACAGCGAGCGGTTCAAAAGCCTTCCGCCCAGCCAGATTGTGCCCACATTGTTAGATGAAGGTCTCTATATGGGGTCTGAAAGGACATTTTACCGGGTGTTGGAGGAAACAGGGCAACAGCATCATCGGGGCAGTGCTGCCAAGCCAAACAGGTATAAGCCAACGTCCTGGTGTGCTACCGGACCCAACCAGGTCTGGTCCTGGGATATTACCTATCTGCGCTCTCCGATACGGGGGCAGTTTTATTACCTGTACCTGGTGATAGACATCTTTAGTCGTATGATTGTTACATGGGAAATTCATGAAACCGAATCAGCTGAGCATGCATCAGAAATGATCACTAAAGCCTGTATCAAACAGGGAATTGCAGCCTTGGAGTGGCCACTGGTTCTGCACTCAGATAATGGTAGTCCCATGAAGGGTGGCACTATGCTGTCAACACTGCAGCGTCTTGGGGTCGTGAGCTCATTCAGTCGTCCCCGGGTCAGTGATGATAACC is a window encoding:
- a CDS encoding IS3 family transposase (programmed frameshift), whose protein sequence is MARYSEEFKESIIQKMMPPNNVPVSQLVRETGISDVTLYTWRKKAVSKGVPVPGDGKNPDQWTTENKLAVIIETAALNEAEMAEYCRKKGLFAEQIQQWKAAFINSVSVQPESQSKQRKALSDEHKKDKKTIKKLERELNRKDKALAETAALLVLTKKGPRDLGGARGRLVSLPDRQNAVSLIKQAVKDGARQSKACKALGLTERTVQRWMQGDDVRADNRKNADRPEPVNKFSEAERQAIVDVCNSERFKSLPPSQIVPTLLDEGLYMGSERTFYRVLEETGQQHHRGSAAKPNRYKPTSWCATGPNQVWSWDITYLRSPIRGQFYYLYLVIDIFSRMIVTWEIHETESAEHASEMITKACIKQGIAALEWPLVLHSDNGSPMKGGTMLSTLQRLGVVSSFSRPRVSDDNPFSEAIFRTLKYRPGYPRTPFADLEAARSWVHGFAQWYNEEHKHSGLKFLTPGQRHRGETKVLMANRRKVYEQAKERHPERWGKRSTRNWDLADEVWLNPDRPADDQLSKAA
- a CDS encoding IS4 family transposase translates to MLANIVEKWCLRGWYKNQKIPDLCGGAEQLRMAEQLGFTIRQRDIRPLDFILSLIDALAGDGNCDTQADLHRKFNELTGLNVSYRSWANQAKKDALPTLILWLWVQCLEIFSRKVMAFDEDSPFSEFEHILIQDGSSQAVYDALKEAFPGRFSTVSPAAVELHTTMDLLTNNLVRVQLTEDTRSERDCLPPLPTSMAYILMLMDAGYFELELFAAIDDREGSFICKAPQSINPTILSAVREDGKNPNRYKGQKLKDVLSGFPKDQCLDLDVEWPGFKAWPFRLVVRWNDKKQKWVFVVTNLNRVEFTLSDVLQAYRLRWQIELIFKEIKSYSGWHRFNTKSATLVFSLILMSFVVVTLKRYLAHAAQANLCESGSIEEISTHKVMKSGTHLFGNVISSLINAGKSLVSCIKKLLDFWGNNAKREHPARDGCSGRTRLGFCAVGGA
- a CDS encoding IS66 family transposase → MIPELPATMSAEILLKENAELRMRVACLEERCRELEEKVGKNSQNSSKPPSSDGYQKPCKNSNSPDHSDDLSADKGTDPSDEKPNPKSLRQSSGNKAGGKKGHQGTCLKQVDIPDYIEYLPVKECNKCQASLLDSEPVKYIERQVFEPGRPGEFEVTAHRAEVKICTCGCRNQAEFPEGVTAAAQYGSATQAMAVYLNQYHFLPFKRVSEYFNTLYKMSVSAGTVANFVARTYENLASTEEVIRDALRESSVAGADETGMRAEGSLHWLHVMRDEQWTLYYLSEKRGREAMDTMGILLTFAGVLVHDHWKSYFAYAATHVLCNAHHLRELLGVVDRDSNQLALRLMKLLRLSWHYCKGFKTIGMLQMPSVVCERIEKIYDRLLQRALMKEVVYMEKQREELKRKKVKNTKAYNLFKRLTEFKAETLRFMSDFTIPFDNNGSERDVRMAKLKQKISGCFRSADGGSMFARIRSYLSSARKQGMDIYQSLHRAVRNYCNMPLLSAE
- a CDS encoding ISNCY family transposase; translation: MRKKRNPQCSMELHYVPHEICSQLSGISQWLDAHPQFNDWIYEDLSSGDKQNTGRNGLSAESVLRAALLKQYLNCDYDYLSFVLMDSMLFRDFCRLEPNQRPSRSSLHGLISLLTASTWERINNCQLMTAKDQGIEKGRTVAIDSTVTESDIKPPCDSDLLASSVKEICRLLERGQTLTATPLYEYTHHNRAVKDAARKCIYAGKEERHQHYKKLLQLTRKSRKVLIEATVTLANARQQGQCLLADDADKWQADVDHLLPLVDAIVSQTERRVFKGEKVPAQEKVVSLYEPHTDIIVKDRRQVQYGHKLNLVQGKSRLILDLVIEEGNPADSDQFIPMMERQKEIYGRVPRQTSGDGGYACRANLEKAKAMGISDVAFNKKRGLEVEEMTKSQYVYKTLFRFRAGIEAGISWLKRCFGLSRCHCKGSERFDSHCWLSVVCYNLVILARHPAPS